The Fretibacterium sp. OH1220_COT-178 genomic interval CCTGACGGAAATTCTCCAGCATCTTCTCGGCGCTCCAGTCGGAATAGACGAACGTGATGTCGACGTCCAGGTCCTTGGCGGCCGCGGCCGCCCCGTTCTGGAGGACCGTTCCGTAGGACTCGCCCGGACCGCCGCCGGTGTCGAACCAGATTTTCAGCCTCTTCTCGGCCTCCTTGGCCGGCGCACCGAGGGCCACGGACGGGAACAGAACGAACGCGAGCAAAAGCAGGGCGATCCTCTTCACACAAACGCACTCCCCTTCGAAAAAACAGGACGAAAGCGCATCCCTCCCGGCAGGAGAGCGCGCGACAAAACGCTCCGTACCCTGAAGGGCACGAGGCATCCACATTCAATACAGACAATACGAGCGTCGATGGGCAACCCCGCAGAGGGGTCAACGAACGGTACGGCGAAGGGCGAAGCTTATGACAGGCTCAGGCTCGAACGAGGAGCGAACGGCCTTTCGAAGGACCGCACCGAACGATGCATCCCGTGCACCGCGATCCGGCACGTCAGGAATAACCGAGCATGGCGATCCTCCTCCTCCGAAAATCTCGGCGCCCGCACCCCCCGGGTACGAACGGCCGGCGGTTCCCCCAGGATGGAGGGAACCGCGCGTAAGTATGCGCCAAACGGGGCGGAAAAGTCAAGGGGAATTGCCGCGGTCGGCCCTTCTAGTCCCGGGCCGAGCGCCCGCGCTCCAGGATGCGCGTCGTGGAGAGCCCCTCCACCAGCGGCAGGATGACCACCTCATCCGCGTACTCCCGGCCCGGCAGGTCCTCGGCCCTGTAGTCGCCGCCCTTGGCCAGCACGTGAGGGCGCAGCCGTTCGAGCAGCGCGGCGGGCGTGTCCTCGTCGAACACCACCACCAGGTCCACCGGCCGGAGCGCCGCCAGCAGCCGCGCCCGGTCCTCCTCCGCATTGACGGGCCTCGTCGGCCCCTTGAGCGCCCGCACGGACCGGTCGCTGTTCAGCCCCACCACCAGGCGGTCCCCCAGTGAGCGGGCCCGCCGGAGGCTGTCCAAATGCCCGGCGTGCAGCACGTCGAAGCAGCCGTTGGTGAAGACCACCCGCAGCCCCTCGTCCCGCCAGCCGCGCACCAGCCGGGCCGCCGTCGGCGCGTCCGCGACGGGGCTGAAGAGGTGCGCCGCCTCGCGCGAGCACTCGGCCAGCAGCTCCCGGTCCGAGACCGGACAGGTCCCCGAGCGGGTGACCACGAGCTGCGCCGCCTCGTTGGCCATGCGGGCGGCGGGCTCCAGGCCGAACCCCGCCGCGGAAAAGGCCGCCAGGACCGCGATGACGGTGTCCCCGGCGCCGCTGACGTCGAAGACCTCGACGGGCCGCGCCGGAATGTGGACCGCCCCCTCCCCGATCAGGCTCATTCCCTGCGAGGAGCGGGTCACCAGCAGGCGGTCGATCCCCGAACGGACACGAGCAGCCTCCCCGGCCGACTCCACGCCGACGTCCCGGTTGTCGACGGGGACGCCGCAGACCGCCGCCAGCTCGCCCAGATTGGGCGTGGCGACGGACGCGCCGCGGTACTTCGACCAATCCGAGCCCCGCGGGTCGACGAACACCGGCACGTCAAGGGAACGGGCCAGCGTCACGACCGCCGCACAGAGCTCGGGGGTGCAGAACCCCAGCCCGTAGTCGGAGAGCACCACGGCCCCCGCCCCCCCGGCGAGGGCTCGCTCCAGGAAGCGGAGCGCCGCCTCTGCCTGCTGCTCCTCCACGGGCTCGATCGTCTCCTGGTCGAACCGAGCCACCTGCTGGCCCCCGCAGATCAGGCGGCTCTTGGTCAGGGTCGGGGAGCGGCGGGGCAGGAGTTCCGCCTGGATGCCGAGCGCCTCGAGGTGCGAGCGGACGCGCTCCGCCGGAGGATCGGACCCGACGGCGCCCGCCAGCAGGACGCGGCAGCCCAGTCCTCGGAGGTTCGCGGCGACGTTGCCCGCACCGCCCAGGTTGTCGCTCTCCGAGCCGCAGACGACCACGGGGATGGGGGCCTCGCGCGACACGCGGGAGGTGGCGCCGGAGAGGTAGCGGTCCAGAACCACGTCGCCCAGAACCGCCACGGCGACGTCGGCCATGCGTCCCGAGCGGAGAAAGTCGATCAGGGGTCGGAGGGACGACAAGCGGTCCGGCACGTCAGTCCCCCCCGCGCTCCGCAAGCACCGCCGGGCGCCCGATGGAGAGGTAGTCGAACCCGCGGCGCCGCATTTCGGACCGGGAGTAGAGGTTGCGGCCGTCCACGACGACGGGCTGCCGGAGCAGCCGCTTGATCCGGTCGAAGTCCGGCTGACGGTAGATGTCCCACTCCGTCACCACCACGAGGGCGTCCGCGCCGTTCACCGCATCGTAAGGCTCGTGGACGTACACGAGCCCCCGTCGGTCGCCGAGGACCTCGCGGGTCTCCTCGATGGCCCGGGGATCGTGGGCCTGCACCCGGGCTCCGGCCTCCAGAAGGCTGCGGATCAGGGTCTGGGCCGGGGCCTCGCGGGTGTCGGAGGTCTTAGGCTTGAAGGCCAGCCCCCACAGGGCGACGGTCCTGCCGGAGAGGTCGCCCAGCCGGGCCGAGAGCTTCTCGAACAGCACCCCCTTCTGGCGCTCGTTCACCTCGTCGACCGCGGTGAGGATGCGGGGCTCGTAGCCCGCGTTCCGCGCGAAGTCGCGCAGCGCCCGGACGTCCTTGGGGAAGCACGAGCCGCCGTACCCGCAGCCCGCGTAGAGGAACTTGGAGCCGATGCGGCTGTCCGTCCCCATCGCGCGGCGCACGTCCTCCACGTCGGCGCCCACGCGGTCGCAGACGCCGGCCATCTCGTTCATGAAGGAGATGCGCGTCGCCAGCATGGCGTTTGCGGCGTACTTCGCCATCTCCGCCGACGCGATGTCCATGAAGAGGAGCCGGGACGGCTCCAGGAAGGAATAGAGGGCGCTCAGGCGCTCCCGGGCCTCAGGGCAGTCCGTGCCCAGCACGACCCGGTCCGGCTCCAGGAAGTCGCGCAGCGCGGCCCCCTCGCGCAGGAACTCCGGGTTCGAGGCCATCGACAGGACGAACCCGGCCGAGCGCGCCCTCAGCTCCTCGCCGATCCACGCCTTGACCCTGGGGTTGGTGCCGACCGGGACGGTCGACTTGACGACCGCCAGCAGGTCGCCCGTCATCCCCCGGCCCACGCTCCGCGCGGCGCTCTCGACGTAGGAGAGGTCGGCGCTGCCGTCGGGGGCCGACGGGGTCCCCACGGTGATGAAACAGACGTCCGCGCCCCTCAGGGCCTCCCCGACGTCCGAGGTGAAGGAGAGCCGCCCCTCCGCAATGTTGCGGACCATCATCTCCGCCAGGCCCGGCTCGTAGAAGGGCACCTCGCCCCGCCTCAGGGCCTCCACCCGCTCCAGATTCGTGTCCACGCAGACCACGGTGTTGCCAAACTTGGCCAGGCACGTCCCCGTGACCAGCCCCACGTATCCCGTTCCGATCGCCACCAGCTTCATCGATCACATCTCCGCCTTCGCAACAATCTACGGAGCACCGCCGCGGACCCCGAAAGGCCCGGGCATCCCCGCCCCCCGCCTCCGACGCCGAAAAACTCAGTCCTCGATGACCCCCATCGCGTCCGAGGACTCGGGAAGGATCTGTCCGCCATCCACCACGAGGGCCTGCCCCGTGATGAACCTGGCCTTGTCGGACCCCAAAAAGGCCATGGCGTAACCGATGTCCTCGGGAGTCCCCAGGCATCCCAGGGGGATCGACTTCGTCATGGTCTCGAGGTATTCCTCGCCGAGCCCCTGAAGCCCCTCGGTAAGGACGTTTCCGGGCTGCACCGCATTGACCCGGATGCCGTAGGGCGCCAGCTCGATGGCGGCCGAGCGCATGAACCCCAGCTGGGCGGCCTTGGTGGCCCCATAATGGCTCCAGCCGGTGAAGCCCGTGATGGGCCCCGTGATGGAGGAGGTGATGAGGACGGCCCCGCCGCCCTGCGCCTTCATGATCGGGACGGCGGCACGCACGCAGAGGAAGAGCCCCTTGACGTTGACGGCGTTGATCTGGTCCCACTCCTCCTCGCTCATCTTGGCGATGGTGGACATGGGGAAGATCCCGGCGTTGCTGCACAGGACGTCCAGGCTCCCCATGCGCGAGGCCGCGTCCTTGACGAGGCGCTCGGCGTCGTCCGCCCGGCTCACGTCCGCAGGGCAGGAGAACACCTCGCCATAGGCGGAGAGGTCCCGAACCGCATCGCGCAGCTGCTCCTCCCCGCGGCCCGCAATCATCACCCTGGCCCCCTCCGTCAGGAAGGTCTTGGCGATTCCCTTGCCGATCCCCTTGCTGGCGCCCGTCACCAGCGCCGTCTTTCCCTCGAGCAGTCCCACGACGATCACCTTGCCTTTCTCGCTTGATACAGGGTATTAAACCAACTCTCGCGAATTTAGACAACCGTTTTTCGGCCCGTTCCGCGCAGGGAGAGGCGTATCTCAAAACAAGGACAACCGCAGACGGTGCTGTTTCATTCCGACCGAGGGAACCCATGTACCTCGGAGCACTTTTGATGCTTTTGGGATGAGCGTAACGCCGTGCAGTCTTTCTCTGCACCTGGCTGTCCGTACAAATATATACGGCGGTGGGGTCCTTCTTCAAATTTTTCACGAAAGGAGGAGTCGAACCGAAGGCATTTTCGTAACCAAAAGGGAACTCAAGCCTTCCTCATTTGTGTACATCAAGGGCTTTTACAACTCCAAATAGCCTACATTGTCCCCGATGGTACTCTGTAGCAGGACGAAAAAGAAGCTATGTTTACCTCA includes:
- a CDS encoding PfkB family carbohydrate kinase, which encodes MPDRLSSLRPLIDFLRSGRMADVAVAVLGDVVLDRYLSGATSRVSREAPIPVVVCGSESDNLGGAGNVAANLRGLGCRVLLAGAVGSDPPAERVRSHLEALGIQAELLPRRSPTLTKSRLICGGQQVARFDQETIEPVEEQQAEAALRFLERALAGGAGAVVLSDYGLGFCTPELCAAVVTLARSLDVPVFVDPRGSDWSKYRGASVATPNLGELAAVCGVPVDNRDVGVESAGEAARVRSGIDRLLVTRSSQGMSLIGEGAVHIPARPVEVFDVSGAGDTVIAVLAAFSAAGFGLEPAARMANEAAQLVVTRSGTCPVSDRELLAECSREAAHLFSPVADAPTAARLVRGWRDEGLRVVFTNGCFDVLHAGHLDSLRRARSLGDRLVVGLNSDRSVRALKGPTRPVNAEEDRARLLAALRPVDLVVVFDEDTPAALLERLRPHVLAKGGDYRAEDLPGREYADEVVILPLVEGLSTTRILERGRSARD
- a CDS encoding UDP-glucose dehydrogenase family protein, with protein sequence MKLVAIGTGYVGLVTGTCLAKFGNTVVCVDTNLERVEALRRGEVPFYEPGLAEMMVRNIAEGRLSFTSDVGEALRGADVCFITVGTPSAPDGSADLSYVESAARSVGRGMTGDLLAVVKSTVPVGTNPRVKAWIGEELRARSAGFVLSMASNPEFLREGAALRDFLEPDRVVLGTDCPEARERLSALYSFLEPSRLLFMDIASAEMAKYAANAMLATRISFMNEMAGVCDRVGADVEDVRRAMGTDSRIGSKFLYAGCGYGGSCFPKDVRALRDFARNAGYEPRILTAVDEVNERQKGVLFEKLSARLGDLSGRTVALWGLAFKPKTSDTREAPAQTLIRSLLEAGARVQAHDPRAIEETREVLGDRRGLVYVHEPYDAVNGADALVVVTEWDIYRQPDFDRIKRLLRQPVVVDGRNLYSRSEMRRRGFDYLSIGRPAVLAERGGD
- the fabG gene encoding 3-oxoacyl-ACP reductase FabG, translated to MGLLEGKTALVTGASKGIGKGIAKTFLTEGARVMIAGRGEEQLRDAVRDLSAYGEVFSCPADVSRADDAERLVKDAASRMGSLDVLCSNAGIFPMSTIAKMSEEEWDQINAVNVKGLFLCVRAAVPIMKAQGGGAVLITSSITGPITGFTGWSHYGATKAAQLGFMRSAAIELAPYGIRVNAVQPGNVLTEGLQGLGEEYLETMTKSIPLGCLGTPEDIGYAMAFLGSDKARFITGQALVVDGGQILPESSDAMGVIED